Genomic window (Staphylococcus debuckii):
AAGTCCATTTGTTCGTTTGTTTGCCTTAGTCGGCATTCCGTTTGCAGCTGGAATTATCAACTTTGTAGTATTAACTGCTGCTGCATCATCTTGTAACAGTGGTATTTTCTCTAACAGCCGTATGTTATTTGGTTTAGCGAGACAAGAACAAGCACCACCGATTTTCAGATCTACAAATAAAAATGGTGTACCTCATATCGCAATTTTAGTTTCTTGTGCGCTATTATTAGTGGCTGCTTTACTTAACTATATCTTCCCAGATGCTACATTAGTATTTACTTATGTTACTACTATTTCAACAGTACTATTCTTAGTAGTATGGGGATTAATCACTTATGCATATATTCGTTATCAAAAACGTGATCCAGAACAACATAAAAATTCAATTTATAAATTACCTGGCGGAAAAATTTCTGGTTACATCATTTTATTATTCTTCGTCTTTGTACTAGGATTACTTTTCGTCAACCCAGTAACACGCGTAGCAATCTTTATTTCACCTGTTTGGTTTATTCTTCTAGGATTTATGTATTGGAGATATACGCAACAAGTGAAGAAACATAATGGTTAAATTTTTATAGAAACAAGCACCTTTATCCATTAAATACGAATGAGCACCTTCTATAGAATTGTGGCGGTTCCAAAAGTTCAACTTTTCAGGACAGCTACACTTTCTACAGAAGGTGCTCTTTTTTTATTTCTCATTTTCATTAATATAAGTCGGCAGCAGTTGTGTAAAGTAATCAATGAATTGCAAATAGGTAGCCTTGTTAACGTACTCATTTACTTGATGTGCAGTAGCACCAGGTCCAAAGGTTAAGAATGGATAGTCTTCATCTTTACCACGTAACAAATTCGAAGCATCCGTTACCCCAGGCATCGGTGTGATACCTAATGTTTTATTAAACATTGCTTCCCCTAGTCGATGTCCTAATTCTATTAGCTTATTTTTACCAGTGGTCAGGGCTGGTTCTAAGTCAAGATAAATATCCGCTTCTAATTGTGCTCCTTGCTCATTTTCCTTATCTAAATAGTGTTGAAATAATTGTTTTACTTGTTCATTATTGTATTCAGGCACCGTCCGGATATTAAACTCTGCAGTAGCTTTATCTGGAACAGAATTGACTTGAGTGCCTCCATTGAATATTGTATTAGTAATAACCAGACCAGATAACATGTTTCTGACTTTGTTCATATCGGTATCATTATCAAGTACTGAAGCCAATCGTTTTTCAAATTTTGAACAATCTATTTGATTCATTGGCTGAGTTTGTATAATTTCTTCGTAAGCGTTATCTATATTTTGTACGAAATTCATTAATGGTTTAATGGCATTTTGTCCTGCAATAGGCATAGAACTATGCGCAGCTTTTCCGGTAGAATTAACTCTATAATCCATTGATCCTTTATTCGCATATATCAAGTTGTTTTCTGTTGGCTCTGCAATTAATAACGCATCTACATTATCCATATAACCTTTTTCATAGAGTTGTTTGGAGCCCAATTGTTCCATTTCTTCACCTGAAGTAGCCATGAATTGAATAGATCCTTTTTTCAATAAATGCTGCTCATGTATCTCTATGAAAGCGATGGCAAGTGCTGCTAAGCCAGATTTCATATCTGCTGCTCCACGACCATAAAGCTTTTCATTCTCTTCAGTAAGTTCGAATGGAGGATAATCCCATTTATCGATATCTCCTTCCGATACCACATCCATATGGTCTGAAATGCCCATAACCGGATGACCTTCACCAATTTTTGCAATTAAATTCGCTCTGTTAGGACTGATTGAATCAATTTCTGATTCAATACCATGCTGAGCAAACAATTCTTTTAAGTAGTTAGCGACTTTAATTTCATTGTCATTCACACGTTTTATTTTTACGATATCTGCTAGGATTTGTACTTTTTCTTCATTTGAAAAGACTGCTGTCAAAGTGTCTCAACCTCCTGTAACTGGCCTGAAATTTAAATTAATCTAGTTCGCGTCTTATAATCAATCAAAAATTCATCGTTTTTATGGTGCATAGAGAAAAAGCTGAAGCCACGATATAAAACTCAGTCTATTTTCCCACACAAGCACTTTAACATTTATAGTTAGCTAAGCAAACTAATTTGATAAGCAATAAATATAATAAAAAACGAACTGCATCTTCAATTTTCATGAAGTATACAGTTCGTTTAATTGATTAATATTTAATTACATTCGGTTATTATAGCACGTTTGCATAACCATCATAGACGCGACCAGTATTTGCATCAACTGTAATCACTACATCATTAGCAATTAATTTAGTAGCATTATTAGCACCTACAATTGTTGGAATACCTTGTTCTAAACCGATGATAGCACTTGGAGAAGTAATTCCGCCTTCTTCAGCTACTAATCCAGCAGCTTGTTCGATATATGGTACAAATGTTTCATCTGTAGAGTGTGTCACAATAATTTTATTTGAAAGATCTTTGCCTTCTAATTCAATAGCATCTTGGACTACGACTGCATTTCCTACTACTGAGTTACGGCCGACACCTTGACCTTTCACAATTTCATCGCCTACTAAATGTAATTTCATCATGTTAGTAGTACCTTTTTCACCAGTTGGAACACCAGCAGTGATGATTAATAAATCACCGTTTTGTACGCGACCTGTTTCGATAGCTGTAGCTACTGCATTGTTTAATAATGCATCAGTAGTTTTACGTCCTTTTTTAACTACTGGGAATACGCCCCAAACTAACGCTAATTGTCGAGCAGTTTCTGGACTTGGTGTAACAGCGATAATATCTGAATGTGGACGGAATTTAGAAATTGTTCTAGCAGTTGAACCACTTTCAGTTGCAGCCACAATTGCTTTTACTTTTAAGTTTAAAGCTGTGTGTGCTACAGAAACACCAATTGCATTTACAAGGTTAGTTTCTTCAAGTTTAGTTCTGTCATTCAATAATTTTTTATAATCTTGAGCTGCTTCAGCAGCAACCGCGATATTTCTCATTGCTTTCACTGCTTCTTCAGGATATAAACCTGCAGCAGTTTCACCTGATAACATTACGGCATCTGTTCCATCGTAGATAGCGTTGGCAACATCACTTGCTTCGGCTCTTGTAGCACGCGGGTTACGTTGCATAGAATCTAACATTTGAGTTGCTGTAATAACAGGTTTACCTAATCTATTACATTGTCTGATTAAGTCTTTTTGGATAACTGGTACATTTTCTGGTGGAATTTCTACACCCATGTCACCACGAGCTACCATCAAGCCATCAGATACTTCTAAGATTTCTTTAATGTTATCAATACCTTCTTGGTTTTCAATTTTAGGAAGAATACTGATGTTAGTATTGCGTTCTTCTTCTAAAATTTTACGGATATCTAACACGTCACTTGGACGACGCACAAAGCTTGCTGCGATGAAGTCTACATGTTCATCGATACCGAAGCGGATATCGTCTGCGTCTTTTTCAGTGATACCTGGTAAATTAACTTTGACATTTGGCAAGTTAACGCCTTTTTTGTTTTTAATTTCACCAGAGTTTAATACTTCGCAAAGTACTTCGCCCTTTTCTTTATCTTTAGCTTTAACTTCTAATTCTACTAAACCATCATCAAGTAAAATGAAAGAACCAATTTCAACGTCGTTAATTAGATCTTCATAAGTTACTGAGAATTTTTCAGCAGTACCTAATACTTTATTCATGCTGACAATAACTTCATTGCCTTTTTCTAAATTAATCACGCCGTTTTCCATATCATGAGTACGGATTTCTGGGCCTTTAGTATCAAGCATGATAGCAATTGTTTTCTCTAAACGCTGTGAAACTTTACGAATGCGGTCGATACGCGCTTTGTGTTCAGCATGATCACCATGTGAGAAGTTCAAACGCGCAACATTCATTCCAGCTTTCATTAATTTTTCTAACATTTCTTCAGATTCTGATGCAGGTCCAATCGTACATACGATTTTAGTTTTTCTCATTATTAAAGCCTCCTAATAAATTCACTATAAATTAAATAGATAGTTCTTGAGCAAG
Coding sequences:
- a CDS encoding ArgE/DapE family deacylase, which produces MTAVFSNEEKVQILADIVKIKRVNDNEIKVANYLKELFAQHGIESEIDSISPNRANLIAKIGEGHPVMGISDHMDVVSEGDIDKWDYPPFELTEENEKLYGRGAADMKSGLAALAIAFIEIHEQHLLKKGSIQFMATSGEEMEQLGSKQLYEKGYMDNVDALLIAEPTENNLIYANKGSMDYRVNSTGKAAHSSMPIAGQNAIKPLMNFVQNIDNAYEEIIQTQPMNQIDCSKFEKRLASVLDNDTDMNKVRNMLSGLVITNTIFNGGTQVNSVPDKATAEFNIRTVPEYNNEQVKQLFQHYLDKENEQGAQLEADIYLDLEPALTTGKNKLIELGHRLGEAMFNKTLGITPMPGVTDASNLLRGKDEDYPFLTFGPGATAHQVNEYVNKATYLQFIDYFTQLLPTYINENEK
- the pyk gene encoding pyruvate kinase — protein: MRKTKIVCTIGPASESEEMLEKLMKAGMNVARLNFSHGDHAEHKARIDRIRKVSQRLEKTIAIMLDTKGPEIRTHDMENGVINLEKGNEVIVSMNKVLGTAEKFSVTYEDLINDVEIGSFILLDDGLVELEVKAKDKEKGEVLCEVLNSGEIKNKKGVNLPNVKVNLPGITEKDADDIRFGIDEHVDFIAASFVRRPSDVLDIRKILEEERNTNISILPKIENQEGIDNIKEILEVSDGLMVARGDMGVEIPPENVPVIQKDLIRQCNRLGKPVITATQMLDSMQRNPRATRAEASDVANAIYDGTDAVMLSGETAAGLYPEEAVKAMRNIAVAAEAAQDYKKLLNDRTKLEETNLVNAIGVSVAHTALNLKVKAIVAATESGSTARTISKFRPHSDIIAVTPSPETARQLALVWGVFPVVKKGRKTTDALLNNAVATAIETGRVQNGDLLIITAGVPTGEKGTTNMMKLHLVGDEIVKGQGVGRNSVVGNAVVVQDAIELEGKDLSNKIIVTHSTDETFVPYIEQAAGLVAEEGGITSPSAIIGLEQGIPTIVGANNATKLIANDVVITVDANTGRVYDGYANVL